From Microcoleus sp. FACHB-831, a single genomic window includes:
- a CDS encoding NAD(P)/FAD-dependent oxidoreductase, translating into MKNSVDVIVIGAGHNGLVAALLLARHGLDVLVVEEKDIIGGACRTEQPFGKAPNLGTSTGAYLLGLMPPELIKILDINIPLIRRDPHYFLPTTDRRYLLFGSNTEEMQRQFTSFFSDSDWKADRALQDEIAQLREDIAPTWLDEPLSIEDTAERYVRKELRGVFVNLCRNSVGEYLDRFGFKSDLVKAMYAVTDGFSGLYGTWDTPGTGMNFLIHNMCRLPGSDGTWMVVKGGMGTVTSCLADAARKAGARIETGRGVMKVLVEDGVSRGIVFKDGSELKATTIVVNADPFRMRDLIGDRNLPADYNKRLDGYKKDGSTFKINLCLKGLPKFSCLPEDCGQYGTTIHLLPDEDEVMSVLGSTFADVQAGRLPKFPAIEWYIHTTVDRSLQDAEGHHNSALFVQWVPYELEGTSWEVEEDGYVRHLLSICDRFAPGTSNLVEDVFALHPQKIEQHFGLTRGHIHHVDNSFGFADRLPYRTPIEGVYSASAGCHPAGSVIGAAGYNAARRLMRDLGVGG; encoded by the coding sequence ATGAAAAACTCAGTAGATGTCATCGTTATTGGTGCTGGGCACAACGGACTTGTGGCGGCGTTACTGCTGGCGCGTCATGGTCTGGATGTTCTGGTAGTTGAAGAAAAGGATATTATCGGTGGTGCTTGTCGCACCGAACAGCCGTTTGGCAAAGCGCCAAATCTGGGTACTTCAACTGGTGCTTATTTGCTGGGGTTGATGCCTCCAGAGCTTATTAAGATTTTAGATATAAATATTCCGCTGATTAGGAGAGATCCGCACTATTTTTTACCGACGACCGATCGGCGTTATCTACTATTTGGTTCAAATACTGAGGAGATGCAGCGCCAGTTTACTTCGTTTTTTTCGGATTCTGATTGGAAGGCGGATCGGGCGCTACAGGATGAAATTGCTCAACTGCGAGAGGATATTGCACCAACTTGGCTTGATGAACCGCTTTCTATTGAGGATACGGCAGAGCGATACGTGCGAAAAGAGTTGCGCGGAGTGTTTGTGAATCTTTGCCGCAATTCGGTGGGGGAATATCTTGACAGGTTTGGTTTCAAGAGTGACCTTGTGAAGGCGATGTATGCGGTTACGGATGGTTTTTCTGGGCTGTACGGAACTTGGGATACTCCTGGTACGGGGATGAATTTTCTCATCCACAATATGTGTCGGCTACCTGGTAGTGATGGCACTTGGATGGTTGTTAAGGGTGGAATGGGGACGGTTACAAGTTGTCTGGCGGATGCTGCGAGAAAGGCGGGGGCGCGAATTGAGACTGGGCGCGGGGTGATGAAGGTTTTAGTAGAGGATGGTGTTAGTAGGGGAATTGTTTTTAAGGATGGTAGTGAGTTAAAGGCTACAACTATTGTTGTTAATGCTGACCCGTTTCGGATGCGCGATTTGATTGGCGATCGCAATTTGCCTGCTGATTATAATAAGCGGCTGGATGGGTATAAGAAGGATGGTTCGACTTTTAAAATTAATTTGTGTTTGAAGGGGTTGCCGAAGTTTAGTTGTTTGCCTGAAGATTGCGGGCAGTATGGGACGACGATTCATTTGCTACCTGATGAAGATGAGGTTATGTCTGTTTTGGGTAGCACTTTTGCTGATGTGCAGGCGGGAAGATTGCCTAAGTTTCCAGCTATTGAATGGTACATTCATACAACTGTGGATCGGTCTTTACAGGATGCGGAGGGACACCACAATTCGGCGCTATTTGTGCAGTGGGTTCCCTATGAGTTGGAGGGGACGAGTTGGGAGGTTGAGGAGGATGGTTATGTTAGGCATTTATTGTCGATATGCGATCGCTTTGCCCCCGGTACGTCTAATTTAGTTGAGGATGTGTTTGCGTTGCATCCGCAGAAAATTGAGCAGCATTTTGGGCTGACGCGGGGACATATCCATCACGTTGATAATTCTTTTGGTTTTGCTGATAGGTTGCCTTATCGTACTCCGATTGAGGGTGTGTATTCGGCGAGTGCTGGTTGTCATCCGGCGGGGTCGGTTATTGGTGCTGCTGGATACAATGCGGCTAGGCGGCTGATGCGGGATTTGGGGGTTGGGGGTTAA
- the rlmN gene encoding 23S rRNA (adenine(2503)-C(2))-methyltransferase RlmN, translated as MQSQSDETAAIAVESRQESNSSSPLLGCSVADLTSWVKSQGQPGYRGQQLHQWIYQKGARSLSDITVFPKQWRESVADFPICRSTIHYRSVAPDGTIKYLLRLADGQIIEAVGIPTDKRLTVCVSSQVGCPMACDFCATGKGGFTRNLARHEIVDQVLTVQEDFQRRVSHIVFMGMGEPLLNVDNVLGAIKCLNEDVGIGQRMMTLSTVGIRDRIRELAEHQLQVTLAVSLHASNQALRKQLIPSARAYDLDDLISECREYVQLTGRRVSFEYILLAGVNDCPEHADELARHLRGFQCHVNLIPYNPIQEVDYQRPTPNGIQAFVAALKNQHIAVSVRYSRGLEADAACGQLRASK; from the coding sequence ATGCAAAGTCAGTCTGATGAGACTGCGGCGATCGCTGTAGAATCGCGTCAAGAAAGTAATTCGTCAAGTCCTTTGTTAGGTTGTTCTGTTGCGGATTTGACTTCTTGGGTAAAGTCTCAGGGACAACCTGGTTATCGCGGACAACAATTGCACCAATGGATTTATCAAAAGGGGGCGCGATCGCTCTCTGATATTACTGTTTTTCCTAAGCAATGGCGCGAGTCTGTTGCAGATTTTCCGATTTGTCGGTCAACTATACACTATCGATCTGTTGCTCCAGATGGGACGATAAAATATTTGCTGCGTCTGGCTGATGGTCAGATTATTGAAGCTGTTGGTATTCCTACAGATAAGCGCCTTACTGTTTGCGTATCTTCTCAGGTAGGTTGTCCGATGGCTTGCGATTTCTGCGCTACGGGAAAGGGTGGTTTTACTCGGAATTTAGCACGCCATGAAATTGTCGATCAGGTGTTGACCGTTCAGGAAGATTTCCAGCGCCGGGTTAGCCATATTGTGTTTATGGGTATGGGCGAACCTTTGCTGAATGTGGACAATGTTCTGGGTGCGATTAAGTGTTTGAATGAGGATGTGGGTATCGGTCAGCGGATGATGACGCTATCAACTGTTGGTATACGCGATCGCATCCGTGAACTAGCTGAACATCAATTGCAAGTTACTCTCGCTGTTAGCCTCCACGCTTCCAATCAAGCCTTGCGTAAGCAGTTAATTCCTAGCGCCCGTGCCTACGATTTGGATGATTTAATATCAGAATGTCGGGAATATGTTCAGCTTACCGGGCGTCGCGTTTCTTTTGAATACATCCTCCTGGCTGGAGTGAATGACTGTCCGGAACACGCCGATGAGTTAGCTAGACATCTGCGCGGTTTCCAGTGTCACGTTAATTTAATTCCCTATAATCCCATTCAGGAAGTTGATTACCAACGCCCTACTCCCAACGGTATTCAAGCTTTTGTAGCCGCTTTGAAAAACCAGCATATTGCTGTTAGCGTCCGCTATTCTCGTGGGTTGGAAGCTGATGCAGCCTGCGGACAACTCCGGGCAAGTAAGTAA
- a CDS encoding response regulator, whose product MSVKTLNEGSILIVDDTPTNLGILFDFLAAKGFKVLVAQDGESAIQKVKYAAPDLILLDVLMPGMDGFETCRLLKATESTKDTPVIFMTALSDTVDKVKGLNLGAVDYITKPFQHEEVLARIKLHLNLRNLTKRLQEQNVHLQQEIAERIWVEEALRQSEERFRRIVDTAQEGIWLLDAYANTTYVNQRMSEMLGYSIEEMLGDSLFNFMDDTGRLEASQHFARQQQGINEQHDFRFIRKDGSELWTIISTSTLFNKNREFLGALCMLTDITERKRSEQKIREQASLLDVTTDAILVRDLGNKILFWNKSAERLYGWKVEEAIGKNANQLLYRENPPHITQIQDIIIEKGVWQGELNQVTKDGKEIIVASCWTLVRDDAGQPKSILTINTDIKEKKQLEKQFLRAQRMESLGTLAGGIAHDLNNVLAPILMAIQLLQMKIDDARSQQWLDLLELNVKRGADLVKQVLSFARGCEGERSLLEVTHLILETEQIVKETFPKSIEVHTNISPDLLPVSGDNTQLHQVLINLCVNARDAMPDGGTLTLSAYNLCIDENYARMHIEATVGSYIVIKVSDTGTGIPTEMLERIFEPFFTTKELGKGTGLGLSTVIGIIKGHGGFVDVYSELGQGTQFKVYLPATEITTHGYTTPTRDLVPVGHGELILVVDDEYSIREITKSSLENYAYNVISASDGIEAIALYAEHKEEIDVVLVDMMMPCMDGPTTIRTLQKINPQVKIIAVSGLGPNHKMADLLGTTVKTFLLKPYTSDELLQQLYTVLNTN is encoded by the coding sequence ATGAGCGTTAAAACACTAAATGAAGGCAGCATTTTAATCGTTGATGACACCCCCACTAATTTAGGAATACTGTTTGATTTTTTAGCTGCCAAGGGCTTTAAAGTCTTGGTAGCGCAAGATGGCGAAAGTGCTATCCAAAAAGTAAAGTATGCCGCACCCGACCTAATTTTGCTCGATGTGCTTATGCCTGGAATGGATGGCTTTGAAACTTGCCGCCTTCTGAAAGCTACCGAATCAACGAAAGACACCCCAGTAATTTTTATGACGGCGCTTTCTGACACCGTTGATAAAGTCAAAGGTTTGAATCTGGGAGCGGTCGATTACATTACCAAGCCGTTTCAGCATGAAGAAGTTTTAGCTCGTATTAAGCTCCACCTAAACCTGCGGAATTTAACCAAAAGACTCCAAGAGCAAAATGTGCATCTGCAACAAGAAATCGCCGAGCGCATATGGGTTGAAGAAGCACTGCGGCAAAGTGAGGAACGCTTCCGCAGGATAGTTGATACAGCTCAGGAAGGTATCTGGCTACTAGATGCCTATGCTAATACCACATATGTTAACCAGCGTATGAGCGAAATGCTGGGCTATAGCATCGAAGAAATGCTAGGTGATTCTCTTTTCAATTTCATGGATGATACTGGTCGTCTTGAAGCATCACAGCATTTTGCACGACAGCAACAAGGAATTAACGAACAGCATGATTTCCGGTTTATTCGGAAAGACGGTTCAGAACTCTGGACAATAATTTCTACCAGTACGCTATTTAATAAAAACAGAGAATTTCTCGGTGCGCTATGTATGCTCACTGATATTACCGAACGCAAGCGATCGGAACAGAAAATCCGCGAACAAGCTTCGCTGCTCGATGTCACAACTGACGCTATTCTCGTTAGAGACTTGGGAAACAAAATATTATTTTGGAACAAATCTGCTGAACGCTTATACGGGTGGAAGGTAGAAGAAGCTATTGGTAAGAACGCTAATCAGCTTTTGTACAGAGAAAATCCCCCTCACATAACACAAATTCAGGACATAATTATTGAGAAAGGAGTATGGCAGGGTGAATTGAATCAAGTCACAAAAGACGGCAAAGAAATCATTGTTGCAAGTTGCTGGACGCTGGTACGGGATGATGCGGGGCAACCAAAATCAATACTAACAATCAACACCGACATTAAAGAGAAAAAGCAATTAGAAAAACAGTTTCTTCGCGCCCAGCGGATGGAAAGCTTAGGCACGCTCGCTGGTGGTATCGCCCACGATCTCAACAATGTTCTAGCGCCAATTTTAATGGCAATTCAACTATTGCAAATGAAAATTGACGACGCTCGCAGCCAGCAGTGGCTGGATCTTCTAGAACTCAATGTTAAACGTGGTGCTGACTTGGTAAAGCAAGTTTTGTCATTTGCACGCGGTTGTGAAGGAGAGCGATCGCTTCTTGAAGTAACACACTTAATTTTAGAAACTGAGCAGATCGTCAAAGAGACATTTCCTAAATCCATCGAAGTCCATACCAATATATCCCCGGACCTTTTACCTGTCTCTGGAGATAACACACAACTGCACCAAGTTCTAATCAACCTCTGTGTCAATGCTAGGGATGCTATGCCAGATGGCGGTACTTTAACTCTTTCTGCTTACAATCTTTGTATTGATGAAAATTATGCTCGAATGCATATTGAGGCTACAGTTGGTTCTTACATTGTTATTAAAGTTTCCGATACAGGAACTGGCATCCCGACGGAAATGTTGGAGCGAATCTTTGAGCCATTTTTCACCACAAAAGAACTGGGTAAAGGTACAGGATTAGGTCTTTCAACAGTCATCGGCATCATTAAAGGACACGGCGGTTTTGTTGACGTATACAGTGAACTGGGACAAGGTACGCAATTTAAAGTGTACTTACCTGCAACTGAGATAACTACCCACGGTTACACCACACCAACTCGTGACCTTGTACCTGTAGGACATGGAGAATTGATTCTCGTTGTTGATGATGAATATTCAATCCGTGAAATCACAAAAAGCTCGCTAGAAAACTATGCTTACAATGTTATAAGTGCAAGTGATGGTATTGAAGCGATCGCCCTTTATGCCGAACATAAGGAAGAAATTGATGTTGTATTAGTTGATATGATGATGCCCTGTATGGATGGCCCAACAACTATTCGTACCTTGCAAAAAATCAACCCGCAAGTGAAGATTATTGCTGTCAGCGGACTCGGACCAAACCATAAAATGGCTGACTTACTTGGTACTACCGTAAAAACATTCTTGCTAAAACCGTATACATCAGATGAATTATTACAACAACTCTATACAGTTCTTAATACAAACTAG
- the der gene encoding ribosome biogenesis GTPase Der: MPLPIVAIIGRPNVGKSTIVNRLCDVQDAIVHDEPGVTRDRTYRPAFWNDREFVVVDTGGLVFNDDTEFLPQIREQAKLALSEASAAIFVVDGQTGPNASDEAIAEWLRQQTVPVLVGVNKCESPEQGLAQAAQFWELGLGEPFPISGIHGNGTGELLDELVTFLPPAGEIDEIDEIKIAIVGRPNVGKSSLLNAFVGNNRAIVSPISGTTRDAIDTVIERDGKTYRLIDTAGIRKKKNVDYGPEFFGINRAFKAIRRANVVLLVLDALDGVTEQDQKLAGRIEEEGRACVIVVNKWDAVEKDSYTIYDHEKLVKDRMHFVDWAETIFVSAMTGQRVEKILELVNTAAEQHKRRVTTSVINEVIEEAVAWRSPPATRQGRQGKIYYGTQVSSQPPAIALFVNEPKRFNDNYRRYIERQFRQQLGFSGTPVRLLWRGKKVREVEGGTRNRATRVK, encoded by the coding sequence ATGCCTCTTCCTATTGTTGCTATTATCGGACGCCCTAATGTGGGCAAATCTACCATAGTCAATCGCCTGTGCGATGTACAAGATGCCATTGTTCACGACGAACCAGGCGTGACACGCGATCGCACTTATCGACCAGCATTTTGGAACGATCGCGAGTTCGTCGTCGTTGATACTGGCGGCTTAGTGTTTAATGATGACACTGAATTTTTACCCCAGATTCGCGAACAGGCGAAATTAGCACTATCAGAAGCAAGTGCAGCCATATTTGTTGTAGACGGACAAACAGGGCCAAACGCATCAGATGAAGCGATCGCCGAGTGGTTGCGTCAACAAACCGTACCTGTACTGGTGGGAGTCAATAAATGCGAATCGCCAGAACAAGGTTTAGCTCAAGCTGCTCAATTTTGGGAATTAGGATTAGGCGAACCTTTCCCTATTTCGGGAATTCACGGTAACGGTACTGGCGAGTTACTAGATGAACTCGTAACCTTCTTGCCACCCGCAGGCGAAATAGACGAAATAGACGAAATTAAAATCGCTATTGTCGGACGCCCAAACGTAGGCAAATCTAGCTTATTAAACGCCTTCGTTGGCAACAATCGAGCTATTGTCAGCCCAATCTCTGGAACTACCCGCGATGCCATTGATACCGTTATCGAACGCGATGGCAAAACCTACCGCCTGATCGACACCGCCGGGATACGCAAAAAGAAAAACGTTGACTACGGCCCAGAATTCTTCGGCATCAATCGCGCCTTCAAAGCTATACGCCGCGCTAATGTAGTGTTACTGGTATTAGATGCCCTGGATGGCGTTACAGAACAAGACCAAAAATTAGCTGGACGAATTGAAGAAGAAGGTCGCGCCTGCGTAATTGTCGTTAACAAATGGGATGCTGTTGAAAAGGATTCCTATACAATTTATGACCACGAAAAGCTCGTAAAAGACCGGATGCATTTTGTCGATTGGGCAGAGACAATTTTTGTTAGCGCCATGACCGGACAGCGAGTTGAAAAAATTCTGGAATTGGTGAATACAGCAGCAGAACAACACAAACGCCGCGTTACAACTTCTGTGATTAATGAAGTCATAGAAGAAGCAGTTGCATGGAGATCGCCACCCGCTACCCGTCAAGGGCGTCAGGGGAAAATATACTACGGAACTCAGGTAAGCAGCCAACCCCCCGCGATCGCTCTCTTTGTCAACGAACCCAAGCGCTTCAACGATAACTACCGCCGCTACATAGAACGTCAATTTAGACAGCAGCTAGGCTTTAGTGGAACCCCAGTTCGCTTGCTGTGGCGCGGTAAAAAGGTGCGCGAAGTTGAAGGCGGAACCAGAAACAGAGCCACTCGCGTCAAATAA
- a CDS encoding response regulator — protein sequence MNLEMKREGTILIVDDNPTNLGVLFDFLANAGSKVLVARDGESAIQKVEYAPPDLVLLDIIMPGMDGFETCRLLKANPSTQDIPVIFMTALTETVDKVRGLNLGAVDYITKPFQHEEVLARVKLHLNIRNLTKKLQEQNVRLEQEIQERAGVEEALLTLTSELERRVEQRTATISQANERLKQEIQERLQAEAALQQSEARYREQANQLELAFRQLQQTQGQLVHSEKMSSLGQLVAGVAHEINNPVNFIYGNLIHVAHYTQDLLHLVHLYQEYNPSPSPVIQEELEAMDLEFMISDLPKLLASMNVGAERIREIVQSMRNFSRLDEAEMKPVNVHDGLDSALLILHNRLKPTSNYPAIQVIKEYGNLPKVECFAGQLNQVFMNLLANGIDALEEYNRQRSHPEILSCPSTIFIRTEVIDEETVAIRIADNGPGIREEVRSKLFDPFFTTKPIGKGTGLGLFISYQIVVDKHSGKIHCLSAPGQGAEFVIQIPIRQHNQEKTLLQQT from the coding sequence ATGAACCTTGAGATGAAACGAGAAGGGACTATATTAATAGTAGATGACAATCCCACAAACTTAGGAGTATTGTTCGATTTTTTAGCGAATGCTGGCTCCAAAGTCTTGGTAGCTAGAGATGGCGAAAGTGCCATACAAAAAGTCGAATATGCACCACCAGATCTCGTCTTATTAGACATAATCATGCCTGGAATGGATGGCTTTGAAACTTGCCGTTTATTAAAAGCCAACCCCTCAACTCAAGACATTCCAGTGATTTTCATGACCGCGCTTACCGAGACTGTAGATAAAGTCAGAGGTTTGAATTTGGGAGCAGTGGACTACATTACAAAACCGTTTCAGCATGAAGAGGTTTTAGCCCGCGTGAAGCTCCATCTGAATATCAGGAACCTGACCAAGAAACTCCAAGAGCAAAATGTGCGTTTGGAACAAGAGATCCAAGAGCGTGCGGGGGTAGAGGAAGCGCTATTGACGCTTACATCAGAGTTAGAAAGACGAGTAGAACAACGGACTGCTACTATTTCCCAAGCCAACGAGCGCCTCAAACAGGAGATTCAAGAGCGCCTGCAAGCAGAGGCGGCATTGCAGCAGTCAGAAGCACGCTATCGAGAACAAGCAAATCAGTTAGAACTTGCCTTTCGCCAACTCCAACAAACCCAAGGTCAACTTGTTCACAGCGAAAAAATGTCGAGTTTGGGACAGCTAGTTGCTGGTGTCGCCCATGAAATTAACAATCCTGTTAACTTCATCTACGGCAATCTCATTCACGTCGCTCACTATACCCAAGATCTGCTCCACCTCGTTCACCTTTATCAGGAGTACAACCCTTCACCTAGTCCTGTAATTCAAGAGGAGTTAGAAGCTATGGATTTAGAGTTTATGATTTCAGACTTGCCCAAACTCTTGGCATCCATGAATGTAGGGGCTGAACGCATCCGCGAGATCGTTCAGTCGATGCGGAACTTTTCGCGCCTGGACGAGGCTGAGATGAAGCCAGTTAATGTCCACGATGGGCTAGATAGCGCCCTGCTGATTTTGCACAATCGCCTCAAGCCCACGTCTAATTATCCTGCAATTCAAGTAATCAAAGAGTATGGCAACCTGCCCAAAGTTGAATGCTTTGCAGGGCAACTGAATCAAGTGTTTATGAATCTTCTAGCCAATGGTATAGATGCATTAGAAGAGTATAACCGACAGCGATCGCACCCAGAAATTCTCTCTTGCCCCAGCACGATTTTCATTCGCACCGAAGTGATAGACGAAGAAACGGTGGCGATTCGGATTGCCGATAATGGCCCTGGCATAAGGGAGGAAGTACGTTCTAAACTATTTGACCCCTTCTTTACAACCAAACCCATCGGCAAAGGCACGGGCTTAGGATTATTTATTAGCTACCAGATTGTCGTGGACAAACATAGCGGTAAAATTCATTGTCTTTCAGCACCGGGGCAAGGAGCAGAGTTCGTTATTCAAATTCCCATTAGACAGCACAATCAGGAAAAGACCTTGCTCCAACAAACCTGA